The Anopheles coluzzii chromosome 2, AcolN3, whole genome shotgun sequence genome window below encodes:
- the LOC120948646 gene encoding PDZ domain-containing protein GIPC3, whose translation MPLFNKKSTKISNPSPPMTKDPHAYHDNNNYKNPPIPTAPTIHHDSMSNGGHGESTVTKPQLVFNCQLAHGSPTGFITGFASVKELYQKIAECYDFPMDEILFCTLNSHKVDMSNLLGGQIGLNDFIFAHKKGRPKEVEIVKSEDALGLTITDNGAGYAFIKRIKSGSVIDRIPHIQIGDHIEKLDGINVVGKRHYEVARMLKDIPTGSTFTIRLVEPMKSGFQGIAPRKGTAGSKPGKQGYGSGKETLRFKANGNAAIEDEHDDATQCGIDAINSLLDSFMGINDSELATQIWELGNNKINSMDFAEAIDASDLEAFGFTDDFIIELWGAITDARHGRYKR comes from the exons ATGCCGTTGTTCAATAAGAAAAGCACCAAAATATCCAATCCTTCGCCACCGATGACCAAGGACCCGCATGCGTACCACGataacaacaactacaaaaacCCTCCGATCCCAACAGCGCCCACGATCCACCACGACAGCATGAGCAACGGTGGCCACGGCGAGTCGACCGTCACCAAGCCGCAGCTGGTGTTCAACTGCCAGTTGGCCCACGGCAGCCCGACCGGCTTCATTACCGGGTTCGCGAGCGTCAAGGAGCTGTACCAGAAGATTGCCGAATGTTACGATTTCCCGATGGATGAG ATTCTGTTCTGCACGCTGAACTCGCACAAAGTCGACATGAGCAACCTGCTGGGCGGCCAGATCGGGCTGAACGATTTCATCTTCGCACACAAAAAGGGCCGCCCGAAGGAGGTGGAGATCGTCAAGTCGGAGGATGCGCTCGGTCTAACGATCACGGACAACGGTGCGGGTTACGCGTTCATCAAGCGCATCAAAAGTGGCAGCGTTATCGATCGGATCCCTCACATACAG ATTGGCGATCACATCGAGAAGCTGGACGGGATCAATGTGGTGGGAAAGCGACACTACGAGGTGGCCCGCATGCTGAAGGACATTCCCACCGGCTCCACGTTTACCATCCGCCTGGTGGAACCGATGAAGAGTGGCTTCCAGGGCATTGCACCGCGCAAGGGTACGGCCGGCAGCAAGCCGGGCAAGCAGGGGTACGGCAGTGGCAAGGAGACGCTGCGGTTTAAGGCCAATGGAAATGCAGCCATCGAGGATGAG CACGATGATGCTACGCAATGTGGAATTGATGCCATTAACTCACTGCTCGACTCCTTCATGGGAATCAACGATAGTGAGCTAGCCACGCAA ATCTGGGAACTAGGtaacaataaaatcaactcAATGGACTTTGCGGAAGCGATCGATGCATCGGACCTGGAGGCATTCGGCTTTACTGACGATTTCATCATCGAGCTGTGGGGCGCCATCACGGACGCACGCCACGGACGATACAAAAGATAG